DNA sequence from the Odontesthes bonariensis isolate fOdoBon6 chromosome 18, fOdoBon6.hap1, whole genome shotgun sequence genome:
cacacaaatacaccgTAGGGCTGCATAAGTAACAAAATCTTAAGCAAGtctgacttcctttttcctccTCCCACTCAAGGGGAAAAGCTTTCTAAAAGCTTGCAGAGGGCAAGGCAGAATTCCCCAGACGCTGCTGCAAAATAAGTTTCTGAAGGCGATGGGAAGTGGATGATGCAAAGACAGCTGTGATCACATTGGAATGAAGTCATCTGGATCTTCGATTCATCAGAAATGCAAGTATCTGGTCTACGTCACACAGCCCCAGCGCACACACTCGACACACAcagaatgagagcagcttttacTCTTTCCACAAGCCCTTATAGAGTAAAActcaaaatcaaacaaaaagaaactaacaagaGAAGAGAGAACGACATCCCTGACATCTTTCAAGAACAAATTAAGATGCTGAAgttgtttaatcatttttcttaacttaaatataataaagataaatgtatatatatttttttctatagATCTTTATTGTCAGTCCTCAGTGGAGTCTGTGTCATCATTGATATAGTCTTCTTCTATTGGCGTGCTGCCATTTTGAGTCCCCCACTCGTCTTCATCGTACTCTATGCTGTcgttgtcctccagcagctcgtTGTCGAGCTCCGCCGGTCCTCCGGCAGCATAAGCACCGCCTGCCGCTCCGTTGGCCAGCAGCTCGGCGACTGGCTGTCCGTGCTGGTTTTCCCCCTGTGCAGGTGGGCCATCGGCAGCGGCGTCCTGCGGCGCTGCGTAGCCCCCGTTGTTGTTGGAAAAGGCAGCTCTGTCTCGGCCGTCGTCCTCAACGTAAACTCTCTGGTGGCACATGGGGCAGGTGTCCTGGATATAGAGCCACTTCCTCAGGCACAGCGCATGGAAGTAGTGGTGGCATGGCGTGATGCGGGCTGACGTGGCAAACTCCTGGTAACAGATGGCGCACACGTCTTCGATGTCCCTCAGCTGGTCCCCGTGAACCTCCGGCAAGGAGTTGATCTTCTTGACGGCGGTGCGGCGGTTGATGAAGGTCTTCCATCCGTTCTTGGCCTGCAGGTAGATGTTGAAATAGGCGTGCAGACACATCATGCAGGCCCGGATCTTGCTTCCAGACTCGAACATCATCGTGTAGGCGCCGTTTCCGAACATGATGACGCCAAACAGGAATTCGATGATGTTGCCTGTGGAGCGCACATAGTAGACGTAGTCGTCCAGCTTCTCCCACAAGACGTTGGAGAACCCATCAAACATGAAGAGGCCGTAGACCGTCAGAGACACCACCACctggagagagaaagggagcagGTGAGCGAGGTATTAACAACACCGAACATGCAAGTTTGACGACTTCAAAGCAAAAgcaaatcagttttaaaaacaaaacttcGCTCGACTCTTAAGTTATAGCCGAGCTGAAAAATGCACACTTCCTCTCTTTTTAGAAAGTTAGGACtccacgcacgcacacacacacagaaagatattaTGTAGTAGATCAACTGGATacgtttaaagggatagttcgcctcttttgacatgaagctgtatgacatcccatattagcaatattatttatgaacattttcttaccccctgctgcatcctgtcgTCAACCTTCGTCAACGCTAACaggaggccggaactcggctcacaggacgcagcaggggggtaagaaaatgttcataaataatattgctagtatgggatgtcacagcttcatgtcaaaagaggcaaactatccctttaatgggcGAGTGAGGAATGCAGCTATTGTTGATGAGGAATGTAGTTCTTTGGCCTCTGAGGAGGGCAAAAACACTCCCTTCTGGTTTGTTCAAAATCAAATACAAAATCTTACAAGACACAGTCGCTGAAATTAGCCAAAGCTTTAGAAGATCACCAAAGCAAAACTGAAAAGACAGACTCCTCACGTTAAATGTGCATTTACCATTGACCCGTCTCCGTCTACAGATACATTTATCAAACAGTTCATTAGCATTTCAAACCCATCTACATGAAGCAATGTGTGCGTTTTTTAAAGGAAttctgaaaaagaaacacacaatcACAGGTTGAGGATAAGGAAACTCCAAACCAAAGTGACTCCTGGAAAACACACTAACAGTCTTACAGTAAACATCCATGTGTGGATTTTTAATGAGACAAATTTATCCACGTTTCTGCGCTCACCTTCAGGCAGAGTTCGACACAGAAGGCGGTGACAGCGAAGAGCCAGGTGTTGAGGGCGTAGTGATGCCAGAGGGCGTAGCTGAGCGCCACGGGGAGCACAAAGAGCGCCAGGGACACCAGCAAGACGGGGAAGTGGCGGCGAAATGAGGAGACATGGGAGGCGCTGAGGGACATCAGGACGGGATCGGTCATGCCATGAATAAAGTGCAAGATGGCCGTCAGCAGAAGGCACATGTTTCGGCTCAGGCGGACCTTTGGATGAATGGTgacaaaagaataaaagaaacaatCCACATTTTTGACAAATTTACATAGACAGTGTTCTTTAAATGGTATGAATTTCTCATCAGGACGTTTGTTAATAGTAACTTGGAGTGCAAAAGTCTGAAGAAGtcttaataacaacaataagaTGGGAATTAACAACCAACTTCCGAGTTCAGAGACACCAAATTTTCCAGCTTCAGATCAGCAGCTGCATCCACGACCGGTGTATGCATCATTTCAATCTAACTGACACCTTTCTGTCAGCAATCCATCAGTCCGGTGGGGAAACTGCAAGCCTGAATACTGCAGCAACCTACCAAACGCTCCTCCGGGTCCAGGCTGCTGAGACCAGTCTGCAGAGCCAGGATGAAGAAGAGAACAGGAGCCACAAAACCCAATCGCTTGTCCTCCTCCTCCGTTGAACCTGAAAGTTCAAGACAAGACGCTCACAGTAAAACTTTTGTAAGTTTGTTTTGATACTTCTGCgacatgcaaaaaaataaaatctcacTGATACCTATGAAAGCCAGGATGCTGAGGCCGAGGTAATGTGCTACAGAGGAGATGACGGCGCTCATGCCCAACACAGTCAGAGTGGAATCGCAGCCGGAGATGATCAGGTTACTGGTCAGATCCCAGAAAACGTCCCAGCTGAGCAGGTAGCCCTGAAGAAGAGACGGTCACAAAGGCGTTGGGCACGTTTCAACCAAAATCTCACAATATTTTGACTCAAAATGACTTGTTTTCCTTCAAGGAGTTTAGTATCCAAAGGTATAAAAAAGTATCCAAAGTTAAAAAGACCGTGGACCTCTtcagccccgtttccactatgcagtccggtacgggtcggttcagaacggttcgcttatttcagtgtttccactaccacgaaagcgtaccagtcccatggtacccgttaccatttttgtaacccttctgcttggggtaccgagcccacaggaccggttccaggctctgctctccgttgttggtgaggaggctgtgcagcgggagctcgatggcgctgtgccaaacgaaaaagttttccagcggATTGCCGCACAAATGGCAGAGAgcggtttcaaccggaccgcgagccagtgtcgcattaagctgaagaagcttcggaGCGATTACCGGCGGatcaaggaccacaacagcaggAGCGGCGTGGACCGAAAACactggaggtggttcgaaattatagatgctatttacgcttcggcacgcactccgcccacccctgagggtacAGTGGGAAGCTGACctcaaagcgacccgacccgtaccgatacgaagtgacccgaaccgtactgacagtggaaacgaggcttttgtGTCCACCGCATTGTAAAATCCAGTAGAGAAATATTTCATATTTggcatgtgtgctgcatgtctGTCTGAGGTAAACAGAGCAGTGAAGCCACAGTGAAAAGGAGGAATCTGCGTCGTGGCCGGGTTGTGCCTTTTCATTTGGGCCTTAGAACTTAGTAGTCGTGAACCaacattgttttgtttctccGATTCGCTGCTGTGCACTCGCTCAGCGATGGCCGCTCCCTCTCCTCACTTCTCTCTTTAGCCCTCTCAGCTTTCTACCCCATGTCTCTACCCCGCTAATTGAGTCCTGTACCACGACTTAAAGCTAGCACATTTCACAAGCTACTGTGGAAACTGATTGTGAGATGACTGAGAATGACTAGAGGAAACAAGACTGTGGGAAGCTCGACTGACACGAACAGAAATGTTCAGTGCTGCAAGACCCATCCAAAAAGTGCCGGGACTCTCGTCCAGAATCATTTTGGAGGGTAAAATATCTACTTGGTTTAGCTCCTGGTTCCTCTGGTTGGCATGCAGATGGTCAAATGCACCTATGCATGCCATCGTCACTTAAAGGGATATACGGTTCTCTTTTTCCCTTAAATTGTCCTGTATGGAGTACTAATGAGTAGTCTGTGTCTTACCTGCAGCAGACAGCGGTAAGACCGCTCTGACAATACTCAGTTCTGACAATCAGAAGCTTTCCTGACGGGGGAGCTACGGTTAAAAGATACTCAGAGGAAGACCACCAGAAAAACTCATTTCTCAGcatctaaaacaacttaaacctcaaaaaaaaaaaaaaactccatagCCGTTTGAGCGAGAGTTATATCATGGGTATTCACATCAAACAGTGGCACGCGCTCCATATTGCCACAAGGTGTTGCAAACTGGACTGTTTTTGTATGCACCCCGATGCAAGCTGTTACAGGACGTTCTGTGGTAGAGAAAGTTTAAATAATTGTCTGATGCAGCCAGGTCATCATGTCAAAGCGGTATTTATGGCAATGCTGCGAGGATAGAAAGTACATGTGATTTCTGACACTTAACTCAATCTATATGCTAGCTTTGGAGGGAACGGAGTTCAGTGCTTACCTGTGCATCTGAGCTCCCATCTGTAGCATCACCACTCTCTCTTCTCACTGCCCTCACAACATAGACCAGTATGAGCGCCTGGGCTGTGACCCGGGTCAGCCAGAACACTCGCAGCACGTCGGGGAACCTGATTCTTTTCCACGTGTCCTCGAGCAGCAACTGAAGTCCATAGATCCTGTACATGTGCCGCACAAGCAGGTAGACGTACCGGCATGAGTAGTAGAACCATTTGAGCCTCATGGCCAGACAAACGGCTGTGTTGAGAGCCAGCGCCAGGCCCGAGAATACAGCCAACAGATGCCTGACGTCTGCAGGAAGCTCTATCATCATCCCCCACAGAGGAATCATGATGTCCAAGACCACCAGCGCAGCAAACACTGACTGGAGATTGAGCAGGAACACGTAGCCTACACCAAAGATCAGCTGGACCGCCGCCATGCCCATCCACAGTGTCGGCCCGTTTCTGGGCAGCAACCTGAACCCTAATGCTGCTTTATAGTATGCGCTGTAGAAGTCTATGTGCGAGGTGGCATAGTAGTTTATGAGGACTGCTGCCATGCCAAGGAGGACAGCAAAGAACAGGGAGTAGAACTTGAACAAGGCTTTCTGGGAAAGCAGCAGCACCACACTGGAGACGAGGACACCTGAGACAAAGAGCACGACAAAGACAGTTCGTAAGGattaaaatataattattataattattacgCAAGTTTGAATGGATTGATCTCAATCCATCTGTGAATTTTCAAGTGGATGCGTTGGCAGCAGATTGTTGCCACAAGTGGGGAGTACAATGAGATAAAACTGctctaatgaaaaataaatcatgGAAAACTGAAAATTAAGAATTCAGTCTCATCAAGGCGACATTTTGCACTAAAACAACGTAAAAATAGGCATTAAGAAACAAACCAATCACACAATCCTCACTGCAGCAAAATACTAAAAAGCTCTATCTAACTGTTTCTTTAAACAAGACGTGATGTGCCCTGCATCAGGTGTGTCACCGATGTGCATTTCTGTGCACACATTCAGAAAAAGTCcactgactttttttcttgaggATTATCATTTAGCCTAAATGTTTATTTCTATTGCGTTCTTGTCATGAGAGGCCTCATAAACATGTCTTAATGCCAACTGTAAACACTGACACTTTGACCTCAGGTCCATAACTGTTTATATATAATCAATAAGATGTCATAGAGAACAATGTTAACcttgggcctttttttttttaatgaagagTTCATTGACTAAAAGGGCACTGAACTCTCGAGTTAAGAGGGGTCTTTTTGGATGACTTGAATCTATTCAAACAGTCAACGTCATCAATAGCATTTAGGTTGTTATGACAATgaggtagtttttttttttctttttttaattcaaattccAGATGAACCCGACACTATTCTGGGTTTCTGGCTCCGTACCCATCGAAGAAAACCCAACTGTCGACTGATCCAAGTTCATTTGCTCCCTTATATCCCAAAACCCAGAGCTCTTGACTAACTCCAATTTGACCCGAGCCGTTCAAAGGTCTTTAAAGTGTAAAATCTAAGTTATGCAACTTGCCTCATGAATCCACGAAGAAAGGTTTTTACCCTTATGGTACTTAAAATGAGTTGTTTTCGTGAACCCCATGACAAGCTGGATTAGTGCAGCCATTGAAATGTTAATATCCTGTTTATATAAATattaacagcaacaaaaaggACATAACAAGACCACAGCTCTCTGTGACTAAGACAGTGGAGCTGAAGAAACCAACTCTGACATGAAGCGTGGCAGGTTGACGGTAGGCTATTTGAGGACATCAGTCGTATTCTGGCGATCTTACAAAAACTGACACAACACCTGTGACTGGATACTTGGTGTTAACGGCAATAAAGATGGACAATGAGTTGTACACATCAGATCAGAATGAATGAGTAACTAGGAGAGCAGAGTGTCAAACATATCTTCCTGTATCTATTTTACTGCCGGTAGCTAAATCGGCTTTAGTTGCTCTGACAAGTGACAGAGCTTGAAGGTGCTGGCTAACGTCACGGCTAACTAGCTTCAGCTAGCCAGCTTAGCTGTCAGCATTTGACGTCCTTGTTGACAGTATACAGCAACTCACCCGTAACTCTGACCAACACTTTTCCCATCGCCCCGGCCCATCCTGATCCAGGGTCGTAGTAAGAGTTAAAAATGGCGTCGATAATAAAAATACAGGGAACTCGCAAAGCCACATCCAGAGCCGCTAAGGCCTGCTGGCCTATCCGGGCTTGAGTGGACGCCATACGGCTTCAGTGGAAGGCTTACTGTCCTGGTCAGCCCCAGCTATCCATGTAACATCAAAAGATATTCAAGTCCACTAAAGGTCGCCCCTTTTCTTCGGCTTCGTCTGACGTTTAGTTGGCAGCTGGCGACCTGCTGCGGCTCGCCATGTTCGCCCAGCTCAACCTCCTGTTGCTTCTTCTGGTTCTGTTAAATGTGGAGTCCGCCGGTAAACCTGAAGGTGTTCCATCAGATCCTGCACTGCGTGGTGTCACCACACGTAAGATGTTATCTTTGAAACGGCCATTTCCTCATGCTTCGGCTTTGGGAGGACAACATAAGTTGCTAGGTTGTTCGAACGTGAAGTCACGCAACTTCCAACGTATGAGGGTGTGGCAGCTGACGTAACAAGTTTGACGTCTGCGTCGAACATTTTTCGCTAAACTCAGTGATTTAAACAAAGCTGCGGACTAATCTGAGCTCTCCCGAAAGCAGCTGACATAGCTGTTTTAGTACGGTGTCCTCGTCTCTCTTTTCACTGTCCAAAATACCATTTCATCCAACAAACCCATTAGCAGACAGGGGTTTATTCAGCCGAAGTTGATATTTTTGACgacatatattttttataatttCAATTATAGACTATAACGTGTACAGTGgacagccacaacattaaaatgaCTGATAAAGTGACAAACACTGTTCATCTTACAGTGCAATGTTCTGCAGGGGAAAACCTGTATTCTGGCATTGATGTGGATAAAATTTTGACATTTGTCTGCCTAAACATTTCTACAGACCTGTCATACTAATAAATATGGATCTTAGAA
Encoded proteins:
- the rnf139 gene encoding E3 ubiquitin-protein ligase RNF139, which gives rise to MASTQARIGQQALAALDVALRVPCIFIIDAIFNSYYDPGSGWAGAMGKVLVRVTGVLVSSVVLLLSQKALFKFYSLFFAVLLGMAAVLINYYATSHIDFYSAYYKAALGFRLLPRNGPTLWMGMAAVQLIFGVGYVFLLNLQSVFAALVVLDIMIPLWGMMIELPADVRHLLAVFSGLALALNTAVCLAMRLKWFYYSCRYVYLLVRHMYRIYGLQLLLEDTWKRIRFPDVLRVFWLTRVTAQALILVYVVRAVRRESGDATDGSSDAQGYLLSWDVFWDLTSNLIISGCDSTLTVLGMSAVISSVAHYLGLSILAFIGSTEEEDKRLGFVAPVLFFILALQTGLSSLDPEERLVRLSRNMCLLLTAILHFIHGMTDPVLMSLSASHVSSFRRHFPVLLVSLALFVLPVALSYALWHHYALNTWLFAVTAFCVELCLKVVVSLTVYGLFMFDGFSNVLWEKLDDYVYYVRSTGNIIEFLFGVIMFGNGAYTMMFESGSKIRACMMCLHAYFNIYLQAKNGWKTFINRRTAVKKINSLPEVHGDQLRDIEDVCAICYQEFATSARITPCHHYFHALCLRKWLYIQDTCPMCHQRVYVEDDGRDRAAFSNNNGGYAAPQDAAADGPPAQGENQHGQPVAELLANGAAGGAYAAGGPAELDNELLEDNDSIEYDEDEWGTQNGSTPIEEDYINDDTDSTED